GGATGGCCAGCGAGGGCTGCTCCCCCTCCAGGAGGAGCGATTCGTCGGCCGTCGCGGCGGCGTCCAGGTGGTCGATCAGGCGGAGTGAATTCGCGTCCCAGCGGCAGATGTTGCCGACCTTGTCGCGGGTGATGATCCAGTCGCCGACGATCTTGACCCCGTAGATGGGGTGGGCCGCGATGGACTGGGCGATCGCGCTGTCGGACGAGGACCGCAGCACCCGCAGCTCGGAGTCGAGCCAGTGAAGGCTGCCGCGCGCATCTGCTACCAGGATGCCGCGGCCGGCGTCGCTGACGATCCGAGTGATCCTCTCTCGGATTTCCATGGTGAGAACCCCACTTGTGTCAGTCATGAACTCTGGTGCTTGCGGACCGACGGCCCGCGCACGGCGCCGCGGGGTGAGCGGCGCCACCGCCCATAGGGGCTTGTTTGCAGGCTTGCCCCGGAAGGAAAGCCGTGCCTTCCTTCCGGGGCAGCGTTCCTAGCGTGTCTGAGCGCGTGGGGCTCAGACGTTGGGGCGCGAGCTGCGGCGAACGATGGTCATGACACACACCTCCTCTCTTTGCTCGTCGGTCCGCGGGCCCGGGGCCGGGGCGCGGCGTGTCTCCGAGATGGCGCCGTCGGAGACAGGCTTGTGGGGTTGGCGGGCGGCCGCCGGGCGCTTGGCCCGCGGCGCGTGCCGGCGGTGCCGGCGCGCCCGTCGGGGGATCAGGTGTGCTGGGCCGACAGCAGCCGGCCGTCCAGGCCGCCGGTGCACGGCGAGCGACCCAGGTGGTCGAGCACCGCGCGGGCGAGTTCGGTGAGGTCGGCGATCACGCCCGGATCGGTGAAGTGGCCGTCCGCTCTCGGCAGGTCCTCGGCGTAGCGGATCGCCACCGTCGGGGCGTCGATCATCACCGCGTCGGCCCGCAGGAGCACCGAGCGCAGCACGGGCTGCGCGTCCACCGCGCCACGCGCGCCTGGTGAGGCGCTGAGCATGGCGACGGGCTTGCCGGCGATCGCACCCTGGTGCCAGGGCCGTGACAGCCAGTCGAGGGCGTTCATCAGCAGGCCGGAGATCAGGCCGTTGTACGAGGGGGTGCTGATCACCACGGCATCGGCGGATTCCACCAGCCGGCGCGCACCCCGCGCTGCCGCGTCGATCCGGTCCTCCGCGTCCGCGTCCTGGTCGTAGAACGGGATGCGGGAGGGCAGGAGCACGCGCGTCTCGACGGGATCGGGGCCCCCGGTGAGGATCCGGCGCAGCGTGGCGATGGCCGCGGTGTTCACCGACTGGCCGCGCATGCTGCCGGAGATGAGAACGATGCGGGTCACCTGGTCTCCTCGGTGCCTGGGACATGGCCGCCGTCCAGGGCCTGGGCCCTGATCCGACGGGATCCGTCGCTGACGGGAAGAACACTGCCGCGTCGCTTTCCCGATCGGTTCCCGATCCGTTCCCGTGCGTCACCGGCGCTGTCGTGCCGGTGACGGGGCGGGCCCCGCGGAACGGGCGGCTCGGGCCGGCGCCGGCCGCCGTCACGGGGTCCGCCAGAGGTGCCGGAGCCATGGCGTCCGGTTCCCGGCACGTCGGCAAGGCCGTGACCTGGTACGCGGCCAGGGCGGGATCGATGGGGGAACCGAACGGGATGAGCGGGCGGTAGACGACTGGGTGTCCGAACAGTCACAGGAGGTACGGAAGATGCGACGGTTGCGGTACGCGGCAGCAGTGGCCCTGGCGACGGCGATGATGTGCGGTGCGTACGCCGCGGCAGGTGAGGGCGGCCACGGCACGACAGGCTTGCGCACCGTGGCGACGGACATAGGCCCGACTCACCACTGACAGCGTTCAGGGCGCCGGACCGTCGCGAGGGCGACGGTCCGGCGCCCTCTTGCGTGGCGGTGGAGCCAGGGGCCGTGGCGGTGGAGTCAGGGGCCGGTGTGTGGAGGCGTCAGGCCCCTTGTACCCCCGTCGCGCCGCTGCCCGTGCCCAGCAGGCTGCCGTCGCCCTGCGACTGGAGGGACCCCTCCGGGCCGCGGAAGGAGAAGTAGTCGGAGGGCAGGTCGAGCCTCGCGAGGTACTCCCGGGCGGCGTTCCGCAGGCGCACGGCGGCCCGCCTCAGGTGCAGGGCCTGCGTCCCGCGGGCGAGACCGTCGAGCGCGCGCGCCGCCTCCAGCCGCAGCCCGATGGACTCCGCGAGGTTGAGCGCCGCGCGGAAGCGGGTGAGCGCCGAACTGCTGTTGCCGGCCGCCAGGTCGATCGAGCCGAGCACGTTCAGGACGGTCGCCTGCCGCGAGACGGAGCCGATGTCCCTGGCCAGCAGGAGCGCGCGGGCCGCGTGGTCCGAGGCGTCGGCGAGGTCGCCGGCGTCCAGGTGGAACCGGGCGAGGTTCGTCAGGACCAGGGACGTCCTGGCGGGCACGCGCATCTCCTCGCACAGGGCGTGCGCCCGGGTCAGGCAGTCCCGCGCCGCCGCCGGATCGCCCTGCCCGAGGTGGGCCAGCGAGAGGTTGGCGAGGCCGGTGGTCTCGACGCCGCGGGCCCCCGTCTCCCGCGCGAGGGCCACCGCACGGCGCCCCGCGTTCACGGACTCGGTGTACCGGCCGAGGGACTCCGTGACATGGCACAGGTTGGCCAGCGCCTCCGCCTCCTCGCGGAGGCTTCCCGTCTCGTTGTGCGTGCGGACGGCCTGGGTCAGGTAGCGCAGGGCGGAGCCGAAGTTGCCCAGGCTGGTATGGAAGACGCTCAGGCGGCTCAGACACGCGCCCTCCGCCCGGGAGTCGTTCAGCCCGGCCGCCGTCTTCAGCGCCTCCTCCAGCGACGCGACCCCGTCCTGGTACTGGTCGCGCTGCCAGTACGCGACGGCGAGGTTGGTCAGGGAGACGCACAGCAGCTCCGGGTCGCCGCCGGCGCGCGCCGCCTCCACGGCGGTGCCCGCCACCGCCTCGAACTGCTCGAAATAGCTCTGGTCGTGCAGGTAGAAGCAGAGGCTCCGGCCGATGCGCGTCGCCTGCCGGTGCAGGCCGTGCCGGAAGGCCAGGTCGATGATCCCGGTGATCCGGGGCTGCTCGTTGTCGAACCAGGCCAGCGCCCGCTCGGGCGTGGTCAGGTCGGGCAGCACGACGCCCGCGCCGGAGGGGTGCGCCTCGCCGTAGTCGACGCGCCCGGGGTAGAGCGTGTCGCAGGCCCGCTCGACGAAGGCGAAGTACTGCCTCACGAGCCGCTTGACGACCTCCTGCTCGGCGGGGTGCCTGGGCAGCGTCTGCGCGAAGGCCCGCACGAGGTTGTGGAAGGAGTACCTGCCCTGGTCGTACTGCTGGAGGAGGTGCGCGTCGAGCAGGTACTCCAGCGTCTCCTCGGCGCCGGTCAGGTCGGTGCCGAGCAGCGCGGCGGCGGACACCACGTCGAAGTCGGGTCCGGGATGCAGACTCAGCAATTGGAAACCGCTGCGGAGCTGGGGCTGCATGGACTCGTACGACATGGTCAGCGCGGCGGCCACGCTGAGGTCGCCGGAGTGCAGCTCGTCGAGGCGGTGGCCGTCGTTGCGCAGCCGCTCCACGAGGTAGCGGACGGTCCAGTGCCGCCGCTTGCGCAGCCGGGCGCTGGCGATCCGCAGGGCCAGCGGCAGGTACCCGCACAGCCGCGCGAGTTCGGCCGTCGCGTCCGCCTCCGCACCCGCGCGGGTGGCGCCGATGGAGCGGCTGAGCAGCTCGATGCTGTCCTTCTCGGGCAGCATCCCGAGCGACAGGCGCTCGGCGCCGTCGAGCTCGACCAGCGGCGAGCGGCTGGTGACCATCACGAAGCTGTCCTGCGACGGCGGCATCAACTGGCGCACCAGGTCGCGGTTGGCCGCGTTGTCCAGGATCAGCAGCAGCCGGAACTGGGAGGTGAAGACGCGCCACAGGGCGAGGCGTCCGCCGACGTCGTCGGGGATGTCGTTGCCGGAAAGGCCCAGCACCCGCAGCAGGGTGTCGAGGGCGGTGGACAGCGAGACCGCCTCCTCGTCCAGGCTGTAGCCCCGAAGATCTAAATACAGCTGGCCGTCCGGGTACTGGTCCGCCATGCGGTGGGCGACGTGCACCGCCAGGGTCGTCTTGCCGCTGCCGCCCATGCCGTCGATCACCACGATGCGGGGGAAGCGGCCCGGGGAGCCCGCCGCCTCCTCCAGCAGCCTGCTGACCTCTTCCTGCCGGCCCGTGAAGTCGCCCAGGTCGTAGGGGAGGGTGCAGGGCGGCTCGGTGGCAGGCTCGGCGCGGGGGACGGCCCGCCGGCCGGCGGCCTCGTCCAGCTCCTGGGAGAGCGTGAGTTCCGGGCTCTTGCGCAGGATCGACTCGTACAGGGCGGACAGCTCGGGGCCCGGGTCGATGCCGAGCTCGTCGGACAGCAGCTTGCGGGCGTTCGCGTACTCGTCGATCGCCTCGGCCTGGCGGCCCGCACGGTAGAGGGCGAGCAGGAGCTGGCGGCGCACCGACTCGCGGTAGGGGTGGGCCGCGACGACGCCGCGCAGCTCGCCGATGATCCCGGCGGCCTCGCCCCTGGACAGCCGCAGGTCGAACAGCGTCTCGGTGGCGGTCAGCCGGCGCTCCTCCAGCACGGCGGCGGCCGCGTCGATGGTGGCGCTGCCCGTGTCCGGCAGGACGGGGCCCCGCCACAGGGTGAGGGCTTCGTCCAGCTGCTCGGCGGCCTCCGCCCGTGCGCCGACCGCGAGCGCCTGCCGGGCGCTCTCCTCGCGTGCGGTGAACAGGCTCAGGTCGAGCTGCCACTCCTGGAGGGTCATGCGGTAGCCGGACGGCTCGGTGTTGATCAGGTCGCTGCCGTCGGGTATCCGCCGGCGCAGTTCGGCGACGGCCTTGCGGATCTGGTGGGACGCGGTGACCGGGGGGGTCTCCGACCACACCGCCTGCACCAGCCGGAAGATCGGGACCACGCGCCCCGCCTCCAGCAGCAGGACGGCAAGTACCCGTTCGTTCACCACGCCGCCGAGGTGTATCCGCCGCTCCCCCTCCCACGCCTCAAGAGGGCCCAGAACGAGGAAGCGGATACCGGAGAGTTGAAGTGGCACGTGTCTGCCTCACCTCTTGATCAGGTGAACCTGTCCGTGGTCGGTGCCGGAAGGCGTAGGTGCCACGTACGCGCGACACGCCCTGACGGGGCGTCTGCTGCGGGAGAACGTGACGAGGGCGGTGCGCACGCCGGGTGTTCACCATGGTGGCGGTTCCCTCGGGAGAGGGCGGCTCGTCACTCAGGTCTGAACGGCACCCGGGCCTTGCGAGTACCGGTGATCACCGGAACCCCGGACACGGGGGTCGGCGGCCGCACGAAGGGGACGACGGAGCGGCGTGGTGGGGTGGGGGGACGTGAAGGGGAGGACCCGCCGCGCGGCGGGTGCGCGCAAGCGTGCTCGGGGTGGGTGTGCGGGCCGGAAGTACTCCGGCGCACGGATCTCCGCGGCCCGGGGAGCGGGGCGGCGGAGCGGTCTCCGGTGCGAACGAAGCGGTCACTGTCCGGAGTACCGTCGGGGGGTGGTTCGGCATCTCGGTCATCTCACTTACAGATGCCGTGTATACGTGAATCGCAAACTACGACCCACGAATATCTACAGCTAATATACCTTCCGTTCATCTAGAGTTTGTGTGAAGTTTTCCTCATCTGAAACGGACCGCACAACGGCAGCATCCGGGCGCATCAAATGTGCAGGCGGAGCGCTTCTGGCCCCCGGGCGCCGCCGGTTGCCGCCGTTCAGGCATGGGGTGGTTGGTGCGGGTGATGGCTACCCGGCGTGAGCGCTCACGGGATCCCGGTCGAGCGGCGCCGGTGCGGGGCTACTGGGCGATCAACGGCTCGGGACGGCGGTGGTCGTGTCGTCCGCCCGTACGTGGCGGTTGCGCCCCGCCGCCACCCCGAAGCACGCCTGCGGCACGAGCAGCGCCAGCAGGACGACCAGGGGGAGGGTCCAGTGGCCGGTCGCGTCGTGGAGGGCGCCCAGGGCCAGCGGGCCGAAGGCGGCCAGGACGTAGCCGAAGCTCTGGGCCATGCTGGACAGTTGGGCGACGTGACGGGTGTCGGGTGCCCTCTGCACGATGAACAGCAGCGCCAGGCTGATCGCCCCGCCCTGGCCGAGGCCCAGCAGGACCATCCACAGGTAGGGGACGGCGGCCGGCGCCGCGAGTATCCCCGCTATGCCGCCCGCGCACAGCACGGACGACAGCACCGCCACCGCTCCGGCCGGCATCTGCCGCTCGGCGACAACGGGGGCGAGGAACGAGCCGGCGATCCCGAGCAGGGACGAGAAGGACAGCATCCAGCCGGCGGTCCCCTGGCTCGTTCCGCTGCTCTGGAGCAGGGTGGGAATCCAGGCGGTGGCCGCGTAGTAGGTCAGGGACTGCAGGCCCATGAAGGCCGTGACGTGCCATGCGAGCGGTTGCCGCCACAGTCCCCTGACAGGGTGTGCCGCGTCCCGCACGCCCTGGGCGGACAGCCGTGAACGGCTGCGCAGCTGGGGCAGCCACACGACCGCGGCGAGCACGGCCGGCGCGCCCCAGCAGGCCAGCATCGCGCGCCAGCCGAGCCCGGACGCGTGCTGAAGGGGCACGGTGAGGCCGGCCGCGACGGCGGCTCCGCCGAACAGCGTCATGGAGAACATCCCCATCATGGGCCCGACCCGCTGGGGGAAGTCCCGCTTGATGAGGCTGGGCAACAGCACGTTGCCGATGGCGATGCCGGCCCCGATGACGACCGTCCCCGCGAAGAGCGCGACCGTGTCCGGGATCGCACGCACGGCCGTACCCGCGATCACCAGCGCCATGGCGACGACGAGGGAACGCTCGATGCCGAGGCGCCGGCCGACCCGGGGGGAGACCGGGGCGAGCAGTCCGAAGCAGAGCAGCGGCAGCGACGTCAGCAGGCTGATCGCGGAGGAGGACAGCCCGCCGGTGCCGCCACCGCCGATGAGCGGGGTCAGCGGCGACACCGCGACGAGCGCGGGCCGGAGGTTCAGGGTGAGCAGCACGATCCCCGCGACCAGCAGCCATCCGGCGCGGCCCCGGCCCGTCCCCTCGTCGCCTGCCCGGCCGGGCCCCGCGGAGACCTGCTCGGAGCGCACTGAGACCTGCTCGGAGCGCGCTGAGACCCGCTCGGGGTCCGCTGAGACCTGCTCGGGTCCAGCGGGGACCCGCTCGGGGCCCGCCTTCGCGATCTCGTGTTCCATCGTCGCTTCCTCTGCGTGGTTCGTGGGGAGTCGAAGGGCCGCGTGGCCCCCGGGGGTTGGTGGGCCCGTGCGCCCGTGCGCGGCCCGCTACCCGGAGAGGTCGCGCAGCGCGTCCATGGCAGCGGACAGGTGGTGCAGCGCGGCACGCTCGGCCGCCTCGGCGTCGCCGCTCTCGATGGCGACGACGATGGCGGTGTGCTCGGCGACCTGCCGGCGCGCGGCCTCCGGCAGGGGCGCCCCCACGACCGAGCGGAGCGCGCGGCGGAGCGAGTCGCTGAACTGGTCGTAGAGCTCGGCGAGGACCGCGTTGCCGGCGGCGGCGGCCACCGCTCGGTGGAACTGGAGATCGGCCTCGACGAACGCGGAGGTGTCCGCGCCGTCCTCGCCCCACGCGTCCTCGCGCACGGCCAGCGCGTCCCAGAGCCGGGTGACGTCCGCCTCCGTGCGGCGCAGCGCCGCGTACCTCGCGGCGTCCCGCTCCAGGCTGGCACGCACCTCGTACGCCTCGATCGTGTCGCTGTGCCGCAGCCGGCGCCGGACCGCGGCACCCAGCCCGCTGTCGGCCAGCACGTAGGTGCCGTCTCCCGGGCGGGGGGCGAGAAGCCCGGTGTGCGCGAGCGCGCGCAGGGCCTCGCGCACGGTGTTGCGCCCGACCCCCAGCTCCTCGACCAGCACCGGTTCGGCGGGGACCTTGCTGCCGACCGGCCACTCGCCGCGCCGGATCAGGTCCTCGACCTGCTCGATGACCGAGTCGACGAGATTGGAGCGCGCGGGGCTGCGGAGCGGCATGGATCCCTCTCGTGTTCGGTCTCCTGATATTCATCCTACGACCCAAACAGCCTAACATCCCATGTATCGCGATCCTGGTGGCGCCTGTATCGCGATCCTGGTGACGTCGATCACCTGATACCGGCCGGTGGGGGCCTTCGCGCAGGATTTCCGGGTCCCATTCGCGCGAGTTCCCCGGCGCCCAGGGACGGGGCCGCGCCCCGATCACGGCCGCGAGCAGCCACGATGATGCGTCGTCACCGGCCGAAAGGGGCAGTCTCCGTCGTGTCCGAAGGGGCCAGGCATGCTGGCCCGCACGCGCGTGTCGGCGTACGGCAGTGTGTCCACTGCACCGGCGGGATTCGAGAGCAAGGGATGTCCGGACGTGGCAGGGATTCGGCTGCGCCAGGCGGGCGTGGCGGTCGGCGGCTTCCCCGTCGGCGCGACGAACTCGATCGTCGACGTGCGCGGGGTGCGGGTGGGGCACAGGACCGTCAGCGACGGTCGTGCGACCTTCAGCGGTGCCACCGCGATCGTCGTGGACGGCGCGTCGTCGGCGACGCCCGTGCGCGCCGGCATGTTCGTGGGCAACGGCTACGGGAAGTTCGTCGGGGCCACCCAGATCGCCGAGCTCGGCCAGGTGGAGACCCCGATCGTGCTCACCTCGACGCTCTCCGCCTTCCGCGCGGCCGACGCCGTGGTGACGTGGGTGCTGCGCCGGCACGGGCGGGCGGTGACGTCCGTCAATCCCGTCGTCGGGGAGGTCAACGACTCCTGGCTCTCCACGGCCGAGCCCCGTCCGGTCACGGCTGAGCACGTCCTGGAGGCGATCGACGGCGCCTCCACCGAGGCCGTTCCCATGGGCAACGTGGGCGGCGGCACCGGTGCCTGCGCGCTCGGGTTCAAGGGCGGCATCGGGTCCTCCTCGCGGGTCGTCGACCTCGGCGGTGGGGCCGCCACCGGTGAGGCCGCCACCGGTGAAGTCGCCATCGGCGCGCTCGCCCAGATCAACATGGGCGGGAGTCTCAGGGCCCTCGGCCGGACCGTGCTGCCCGCCGACCACGGCCTGCCCGCCGCCGGGCCCCGGGCGGACGGCGGCTCGTGCGTGATCGTCATCGCCGTCGACGCCCCGTTCGACGCGAACCTGCTGCGGCGCCTGGCCTCCCGCGCCGTGTACGCCCTCGCGCGGGTCGGCGCCCGCTTCAGCCACGGCAGCGGCGACTACGCGCTGGCCGTCTCGACCTCGGAGGCCGGCCGCCCGACCGTCGCCCTGACGAACCACCAGACGTCGGCGGCGTTCGAGGCGGCCATGGACGCCGTCGAGGAAGCGGTCCTCGACGCGCTGCTGGCGGCCACGACCGTCCGGTCCACCGGCGGCCGCGTCGCGCACGCCCTTCCGGTCGAGAGTATCGCGGGAGTCTCCGGCCCGGGGCTCCCCGGACCAGGACTTCCCGGTCCAGGATTCTCCGGGCCAGGGCTCCCCGGCTCTGAGAGCCCTGAACGGCCCTGACTCCCCGTCGACCGGAAGGGCGGGCAAAGGCGGCGGGGGCGCCGCCGCGCCCCCGCCTCCGCTCCGCGCCCGTCAGCCGTTCGCGCTCCACAGCACGGCCGTCGGTGCCTCCTGGGTCAGGGTCCGGCTCCCGCTGACGTCCACGAACGAGGCGTCGGGGTAGTAGTCGTCCTTGAGGAGGAACGCCCGGCTGATCCCGGTCACCGTCAGCGTGGCCCCGGTCTCCTGGATGGGCCTGCGCAGCGCCACGATCTCGGAGATGTCCGACTGCCGGGTGCCCGCCGGCAGTTCCACGGTGGTCGCGGCGGTGCCGTCCCGGTTCACCGAGGACGTGGGGACGTCGTGGTCCGAGGTGTAGAGGGTGTCGTCGCCCTTGAGGCGGACGCCGACGGCGAGGCCCACGGCCGACGTCTCGGCGGCCGGCGTGGCGGTGTGGGCCACCGCGACGTACAGGTAGGTGCGCTGGTCGCCGACCTGGACGGTCGCCGGGTCGGACGGCGACTCGATCTGCCCCTCGCGCAGCATCTCCTGCGCCATGACCGGGTACGTCCACGGATTGACGTCCATCTGGTGCTCGCGGGCCGCCCCGGCGGGCAGCGCCTCCAGGGTGGACGGCGAGAAGCGCATCGGGTCGTCGACCTCGTCGCACATGTTGTTGTTGGACGTGCAGGTCTCCAGCAGCGGGCGGTCGCCCTCGCGGGTGCCGGCGAAGACGAGCGTCTGGTGGTTGGCTGCCTGGTAGACCCCGGTGCCGGGGACGGCGTCGCCGCGGGCGTCGACCTCGACCCGGTAGGCCCACTCGATGTCCGTGGTGCGGCCCCACCGTGCCATCAGCGCGGGGGAGTCGGTGCCGCCGTCCTCGTTGCTCCAGACGATCGTGTACTGGAGGATCCTGTGCCCGGGGGCCGTCGCGGGAAGCACCTCGTGGTAGGCGATCAGCGGGGTGTCGGTGGTGGCGCTCTGGAACCGGCTGCCGAGGTCGGCGACGTTCCTCCCGTACATCACGGGGGAGTGCCTCAGCACCAGGCCCTCCTCGCTGTTCTCGTCGTGCACCCGCACGGAGATGTTGCTCAGCCGCGCGCTGTCCACCCCGCTCGGGGACCGGTCGGAGGCGAACTGCAACCGCAGCGTGTGCACTCCCTTGGTGAGGTGCCCGATGGTGAAGCTCCGCGCGGTCGCCTGGTCGGACGGGATGACGATGTCGGTGACGTAGCGGTTGTCGACGTGCACCGACACCACACCGGACTCGCTGCCCTCCGTCTGCCACGAGGCGCCGGGCGCCCGCGAGGTCAGGGTGAGCACGGCCTCGCCGGTGCGAGGGGCGACGAACGCCGTCGTCCGGGCGTGCTGCCCGCGCTTGACCATGACGTTCGACGCCACGCGGGTGCCGTTGCGGTCCTGCTCCGGGGCGGCCGACGCCGTGGTCGGGACGGATCCGATCGTCGAGGCGGCGAGGAGTGCCGCGAGAACCGCCCCACCGAGCCGGGAGTTGGCCGATGTTCGCCGGGACGGTCTGCCGTTGCCGTTCATAGGTAGGTGCCCTTCCGCTCGTTCCGCTGCGTCTGTCCATCACATCGCAGCCCTGGCTGCGAGAGACAGTGCGGCAGGCATCGGATGCATGCCGCACCGCAACGCGAACCCCGGTTGAACGTTGGAAATCGGCGGCCGGGGAGGCGGCCGGCGGCAAACCGGCCGGCGGGCCGGTGCCCGTGCTCGCGCCGGCCGGAATACGGGCTCACGGCAGCCGGTTGGAGCGGAACGTGCAGGATCCTCAGGAGAGGCCCGGCGGTATTCACCCGCTGCTTGCCGGGCGCTTCAGCCCCTACCGGTTCGACCCGTCGGCGGTCGTCGACGACCATGCCCTCGGGCTGCTGCTGGAAGCCGCGCGGTGGGCGCCGTCGGCGGGAAACTCCCAACCGTGGGGCTTCTTCACCGCCAGGCCCGGTGAGCCGGAGCACGACCGGGTGCTCCCTCACCTTGCCGCGAGTTCGGCCCGCTGGGCGGCGGATGCGGGCCTGCTCGTCGTCACGCTGACGCGCCGGTACGTCGATGGCACGCAGCTGCTCTACTCCGAGTTCGCGGACTACGACCTCGGCCAGGCCGTCGCCCACATGACCGTTCAGGCCGAGGCCATGGGACTGGCCGGGCACCAGTTCCGGGCCTTCGACCTCGCAGGGCTCACCAAGGAGCTGGACCCGGACCCGGGCTGGGCGATCGTGTCCATGGTCGCGGTGGGCAGGGCGGCAGGCGGACCTCCCAAGGGCCGTGACCGGCGCAGCGTCGCGCAGTTGCGCTCCGCTCCCTGGTCAGCGACGGAGTAGCAGCCGAGTCGGGATCATCGAGCGGCCCGGCCGAGGTCCTTGATCCTGAGCATCGACGCGCGGAGGCAGACCTCCAGACCTCCAGACCTCCAGACCCTGAGCCCGCTTCGAGCCCGCTTCGAGCCCGCTTCAGGCGCGCGGCCCGAGGAGTGCCACCGAGGCGCGCACCGCCGGCTCGGTGATGTCGCCGACGCGCCCGTCGTCCTCGACCGTTGTCGCGATCAGCTCGCGCAGCCCGCCGAGGAGGATGAT
The nucleotide sequence above comes from Streptomyces sp. TS71-3. Encoded proteins:
- a CDS encoding FadR/GntR family transcriptional regulator, producing MPLRSPARSNLVDSVIEQVEDLIRRGEWPVGSKVPAEPVLVEELGVGRNTVREALRALAHTGLLAPRPGDGTYVLADSGLGAAVRRRLRHSDTIEAYEVRASLERDAARYAALRRTEADVTRLWDALAVREDAWGEDGADTSAFVEADLQFHRAVAAAAGNAVLAELYDQFSDSLRRALRSVVGAPLPEAARRQVAEHTAIVVAIESGDAEAAERAALHHLSAAMDALRDLSG
- a CDS encoding BTAD domain-containing putative transcriptional regulator, with the translated sequence MPLQLSGIRFLVLGPLEAWEGERRIHLGGVVNERVLAVLLLEAGRVVPIFRLVQAVWSETPPVTASHQIRKAVAELRRRIPDGSDLINTEPSGYRMTLQEWQLDLSLFTAREESARQALAVGARAEAAEQLDEALTLWRGPVLPDTGSATIDAAAAVLEERRLTATETLFDLRLSRGEAAGIIGELRGVVAAHPYRESVRRQLLLALYRAGRQAEAIDEYANARKLLSDELGIDPGPELSALYESILRKSPELTLSQELDEAAGRRAVPRAEPATEPPCTLPYDLGDFTGRQEEVSRLLEEAAGSPGRFPRIVVIDGMGGSGKTTLAVHVAHRMADQYPDGQLYLDLRGYSLDEEAVSLSTALDTLLRVLGLSGNDIPDDVGGRLALWRVFTSQFRLLLILDNAANRDLVRQLMPPSQDSFVMVTSRSPLVELDGAERLSLGMLPEKDSIELLSRSIGATRAGAEADATAELARLCGYLPLALRIASARLRKRRHWTVRYLVERLRNDGHRLDELHSGDLSVAAALTMSYESMQPQLRSGFQLLSLHPGPDFDVVSAAALLGTDLTGAEETLEYLLDAHLLQQYDQGRYSFHNLVRAFAQTLPRHPAEQEVVKRLVRQYFAFVERACDTLYPGRVDYGEAHPSGAGVVLPDLTTPERALAWFDNEQPRITGIIDLAFRHGLHRQATRIGRSLCFYLHDQSYFEQFEAVAGTAVEAARAGGDPELLCVSLTNLAVAYWQRDQYQDGVASLEEALKTAAGLNDSRAEGACLSRLSVFHTSLGNFGSALRYLTQAVRTHNETGSLREEAEALANLCHVTESLGRYTESVNAGRRAVALARETGARGVETTGLANLSLAHLGQGDPAAARDCLTRAHALCEEMRVPARTSLVLTNLARFHLDAGDLADASDHAARALLLARDIGSVSRQATVLNVLGSIDLAAGNSSSALTRFRAALNLAESIGLRLEAARALDGLARGTQALHLRRAAVRLRNAAREYLARLDLPSDYFSFRGPEGSLQSQGDGSLLGTGSGATGVQGA
- a CDS encoding nitroreductase family protein, whose amino-acid sequence is MQDPQERPGGIHPLLAGRFSPYRFDPSAVVDDHALGLLLEAARWAPSAGNSQPWGFFTARPGEPEHDRVLPHLAASSARWAADAGLLVVTLTRRYVDGTQLLYSEFADYDLGQAVAHMTVQAEAMGLAGHQFRAFDLAGLTKELDPDPGWAIVSMVAVGRAAGGPPKGRDRRSVAQLRSAPWSATE
- a CDS encoding NADPH-dependent FMN reductase, which translates into the protein MTRIVLISGSMRGQSVNTAAIATLRRILTGGPDPVETRVLLPSRIPFYDQDADAEDRIDAAARGARRLVESADAVVISTPSYNGLISGLLMNALDWLSRPWHQGAIAGKPVAMLSASPGARGAVDAQPVLRSVLLRADAVMIDAPTVAIRYAEDLPRADGHFTDPGVIADLTELARAVLDHLGRSPCTGGLDGRLLSAQHT
- a CDS encoding P1 family peptidase produces the protein MAGIRLRQAGVAVGGFPVGATNSIVDVRGVRVGHRTVSDGRATFSGATAIVVDGASSATPVRAGMFVGNGYGKFVGATQIAELGQVETPIVLTSTLSAFRAADAVVTWVLRRHGRAVTSVNPVVGEVNDSWLSTAEPRPVTAEHVLEAIDGASTEAVPMGNVGGGTGACALGFKGGIGSSSRVVDLGGGAATGEAATGEVAIGALAQINMGGSLRALGRTVLPADHGLPAAGPRADGGSCVIVIAVDAPFDANLLRRLASRAVYALARVGARFSHGSGDYALAVSTSEAGRPTVALTNHQTSAAFEAAMDAVEEAVLDALLAATTVRSTGGRVAHALPVESIAGVSGPGLPGPGLPGPGFSGPGLPGSESPERP
- a CDS encoding MFS transporter: MEHEIAKAGPERVPAGPEQVSADPERVSARSEQVSVRSEQVSAGPGRAGDEGTGRGRAGWLLVAGIVLLTLNLRPALVAVSPLTPLIGGGGTGGLSSSAISLLTSLPLLCFGLLAPVSPRVGRRLGIERSLVVAMALVIAGTAVRAIPDTVALFAGTVVIGAGIAIGNVLLPSLIKRDFPQRVGPMMGMFSMTLFGGAAVAAGLTVPLQHASGLGWRAMLACWGAPAVLAAVVWLPQLRSRSRLSAQGVRDAAHPVRGLWRQPLAWHVTAFMGLQSLTYYAATAWIPTLLQSSGTSQGTAGWMLSFSSLLGIAGSFLAPVVAERQMPAGAVAVLSSVLCAGGIAGILAAPAAVPYLWMVLLGLGQGGAISLALLFIVQRAPDTRHVAQLSSMAQSFGYVLAAFGPLALGALHDATGHWTLPLVVLLALLVPQACFGVAAGRNRHVRADDTTTAVPSR